The sequence below is a genomic window from Pirellulales bacterium.
CATAACGGGCGTGGCAATCTCGGATCCGGCGCTCCCTGGGGCAGACACGCTGACGCTCACCATCGCCGCCCAGCACGGCAACGTCAAACTGGCGATTGTCACAGGGGGAGTTTCCGCATCTGAGATTACGAATAACAACACCGCCAGCGTCACCGTGACCGGCACCTTGGCGCAGATCAACACGACGCTGGCCGCCACGAACGGCTTGATCTATCGCTCGGCGAACGACTACGACGGCTCAGACACGCTGTCGCTCACGGCGACCGATCAGTTGACGAGCACGGCCACCAACAGCGTTTCTTTGCTCGTCGTTGGGCCGCTCACGGTTGTCCCGCCGATAGGAGGAATCGTCGGAGCCGGCGCGCCAATTCCCCTAACGGGCATGGTGATCGTCGACCCGGCACTGCCATCAACCGACAACATCTCACTCGTGCTGAATGCCGCGAACAGCACGCTCGCCTTGAACACGACGGTTATCGGCGGCCTCACTGACGCTCAGATTACAGGAAACGGAACTAACAGCGTCACGGTCACGGCCCCCTTGTCCGCGATCAACGCAACATTGGCGGCCACGAATGGCCTACTCTATATCCCAACATTTGGCTTCGCCGGCACGGACACCTTAACGTTCACCGCCACTGACACGGCGGGCAATAGCGACATCGAGCAAACCCAGTTCACTGTCCTGGGCCCCCTGTCACTTTCGCTGCCCACCTTCGAACAATTCGTCACCGCGGGCGGCTCGACAGCAATATCGGGAATCTCGGTTTCGGACCCAGGCCTGTCCAGCCTGGCCCCCGTCACGATGACGCTGCAGGCCAATCACGGCGTGCTGAATCTATCGACATTCGTAACTAACGGGCTGATTGCCAGCCAAATCACCGGTAACGGCACTTCGTCGATCACGATCACGGCGCCGATCGCCGCGATCAACAGTACGCTCGCGGACGCAAACGGACTGACTTATTCGACGGACTCCGATTTCAGCGGGAATGACGAAATCAACGTGTCAGTCACGGACCCAGCAAACAACGCCGCCTACGGAGCTATTCCGATCGGCGCAGCTTCGTCGATCAACGTGCCCGTCTCGTTGGCCGTCCCGATGAACCAAACGACGGCCGTGAACGGCATCTCGATTCAAGACCCCTCACTTTCGTCCTTTAATGACCTGACGGTCACGTTCTACGTTCAGGATGGATACCTCACGCTGTCGACCACGGTTCCGAACGGCATCGCCTGGTATCAGGTGTATGGCAGCGGTTCGTCGTACGTCTCGGTCACGGCCAGCCTGGCCCAGATCAATGCCACGCTCGCGGCCGACGGAGGGCTGACATACACACCGTACAATGGCTTTACCGGAAATGATTTCTTGTCGGTCACGGCGAATGATTTCCAAGGGACTTACCTCAACGCCACCACGACGTTGAACGTTATCGCTCCCCTCTCGATAACAACCCCCAGCAGCCCGCCCATCGTAGCTGCCCACGGACAGATCACGATTACCGGCGCTTCGCTCAGTAATCCGGCTGCGCCGTCGACGGCAAATGTCGTCACCACCTTCTCGGTCGAACATGGAACGTTGCTGCTGTCGACCAACGTCCCCGGTGGCCTAACCGCGGCGCAAATCCTGGGCAATGGCACAAACCTGGTGACGATTCTCGCCCCTGTCTCGGCGATCAATGCCACGCTGGCCGACACTCATGGCCTGACTTATCGCGTCGATAGCGGCTATCTCGGCACCGACAATCTGTCGATCACGGCCGAGGATACTCTGCAGCATACCGCCAGCGCCAATGTCGCGATCAGCGTTGTCGGTCCGCTATCAATCACCGTGAACTCGACAACACAGTTAGTCGAGGCGAACAGCCTGGCGAACTTCTACGCCTCACTCAATGATCCAGGATTGCCTTCCGACAGCCTGGTCACGGTCTCACTCACCGCTGCGCATGGCGCGATCGACATTGTCGCGCTTCCCTTCTCGTATGGCGGTCTGACCACGAACCAAGTCACGGGCAATGGCACCAGTTCTGTGGTCATCGTCGCGACCTTGGCGGAGATCAATTACAGCTTGCAGTATTACAGTTCGTCCTATCTGCCAGAGGCTGGATACAACGGGCCGGATGCCGTCACGATCACAGCCACCGACCAGGCCGGCAATACCAACACGGCTAGCGTCGGCCTAACCGTCATTGGTCCGCTGACCATTCAAGTGCCCCCGAGTTCCCCACCATTGAACGCCACGGGCCCTCTCTCGATTTCCGGCGTTTCCCTGACGGACCAATGTTTGCCTGCCACGAGTCTCATCAGCTTGAACGTCTATGCAGGTTCGGGAGGCGTATACCTGGCGACGAACGTTCCCGGCGGATTAACCAGCGCCGAAATCTGGGGCAACGGCAGTCCGTATGTAACCGTAACGGCGACGCTGGCCGAGATCAACACGACACTGGCCGCCACGCACAGCGTGTCGTATGTGCCCTTCCAAGGCTACAACGGGCTTGACAACGTCACGTTCAGCGCCTGGGATGGCCTTGTCGGTAGCGGCTTTCAAACGATCGCCATTCAGGTTTTGCCTCCGCCCGAGGTAACGGGCGTACTGGTCGATAGCACCAGTTGGTCGCAGTCCTATTTGCAGCAACTCGCCTCGAACGGGCAAAGCTCTGGCGGCTATAGCATTCCGACGGGCGCGGCCCAAACCCGCGATCTACCCTGGAGCAACTTGAACCAGATTCAAATTGTGTTTAATCGCGATGTGAACGTTCAGCAAAACAGTCTGCTGCTGACCGACAAGCTTGGCGTGCAGTATCTGATCCGCGGATTCACGTACAATCCTTCGACCTACACGGCGGTCTGGACGTTGGGCGGATCGATCGGCGCTGATAACATGCAAATTCATCTCAGCTCGACAGGCCCTTACGCCGTGACAGACCGCTCTGGCAATTCGCTCGACGGCGATTGGCGCGACGGCCTGCAGTTCTTCCCGTCGGGTGACGGACTGGCCGGCGGGAACTTCGATTTCTCGTTCAACGTCCTGCCAGGCGACATCAACCAAGACGGTATCGTCAATGCCCAGGATACTGCCCTGGCCTCGTCCAGTTGGTTGAAGGCCAACTGGCGCGCCGATTTCAATGGCGACGGTATCGTCAACGTGCTGGAAATGGCCATGATCTCCTCGGCCTGGCTCTCATCGCTTCCGGCAAACGGCGCCCCAGCCAACGCTACGGTCGCGACGAGCGCCCTGTCCGTGGCCGCGACACCGCCAGCTTCCGTCACGCCCTCGCAAGCGCCCGTCGTACCGGCCGGGACGGTCTCGCCGACCACGGCCACCGCCAGCGGGCTCACGGCTCCCGCGGTCCTGGGGCCAAGCCCTACCGACGAAACCGTTGTGGATCCGGCAAGCGCAAGCGAAAAAGTCACGTCCGCTGTCGACGCATCGACTGGCATCAGCGCCGGCCCCGTGGAAGTGGCCAGCACAAGCGTGGTCGATTCCGCGAGTTCCACCGTGGGCGGCGTCACAACGGCCACCAACACGTCGCTGCCTGCAACGTCGGTGTCCGTTGATCGGCCGACTTCATCCCCGACC
It includes:
- a CDS encoding peptidylprolyl isomerase; its protein translation is MGGFGFRGGWQKKHHRAATTRHSGVRARRLRYEPLEDRHLLSVTLNPINGPDLSSAYNVPSGKDLYVPLVGHDTGQSITYTANSTNPSVQVSVLTGNPDLVFNVTGTDSNGFSFSGQLEFQLFENLAPQTVAAIIADVNSGVYTNSSFYRMETSSSFQLIQGGISDESSPPSVAPVPNEYNANIAYNTPGLLAMAATSAHVASSEFFLTGPTQPLSSEPQALNFGYTIFGQLLTGQDIYSRILNVSTHSSGGVNIANTPVTITSASIVQNDTQNGVLQISEPAGFTGSAAITVTGTGSDNTSAQQSFNVNVITPVPPAQEPQVLLGPVSNLTTSAGKAVQFQITATDTNGGTPTFSISDQNPFGQPPYSTPANVTVTVTPGTNDTATVTLTPKAGFTGTLQLVAHADDASNGLRDAQAFTLTVGGPLTVQTPGTTQQVAAGSVLSVTGVSLTDPALPTTSNITATFAALNGTINLSTTIAAGITSSQVSSNGTGFVTITAPLAAINATLAATGGLIYAPNTGFGGADTLSINASDSLGNTSTGSVPLSVVASLLISAPTTTLATPQNTSLAVSGISVTDPGLPAADNITFLLTTSHGTVTLATNVSSSIAAAQVIGNGTAQVIVTAPLAAINATLAAANGVVYTPATGFNGSDGVMLDATDPLGNSIYTSVAIAVGLTITAPTTTEVPSAASARITGVAISDPALPGADTLTLTIAAQHGNVKLAIVTGGVSASEITNNNTASVTVTGTLAQINTTLAATNGLIYRSANDYDGSDTLSLTATDQLTSTATNSVSLLVVGPLTVVPPIGGIVGAGAPIPLTGMVIVDPALPSTDNISLVLNAANSTLALNTTVIGGLTDAQITGNGTNSVTVTAPLSAINATLAATNGLLYIPTFGFAGTDTLTFTATDTAGNSDIEQTQFTVLGPLSLSLPTFEQFVTAGGSTAISGISVSDPGLSSLAPVTMTLQANHGVLNLSTFVTNGLIASQITGNGTSSITITAPIAAINSTLADANGLTYSTDSDFSGNDEINVSVTDPANNAAYGAIPIGAASSINVPVSLAVPMNQTTAVNGISIQDPSLSSFNDLTVTFYVQDGYLTLSTTVPNGIAWYQVYGSGSSYVSVTASLAQINATLAADGGLTYTPYNGFTGNDFLSVTANDFQGTYLNATTTLNVIAPLSITTPSSPPIVAAHGQITITGASLSNPAAPSTANVVTTFSVEHGTLLLSTNVPGGLTAAQILGNGTNLVTILAPVSAINATLADTHGLTYRVDSGYLGTDNLSITAEDTLQHTASANVAISVVGPLSITVNSTTQLVEANSLANFYASLNDPGLPSDSLVTVSLTAAHGAIDIVALPFSYGGLTTNQVTGNGTSSVVIVATLAEINYSLQYYSSSYLPEAGYNGPDAVTITATDQAGNTNTASVGLTVIGPLTIQVPPSSPPLNATGPLSISGVSLTDQCLPATSLISLNVYAGSGGVYLATNVPGGLTSAEIWGNGSPYVTVTATLAEINTTLAATHSVSYVPFQGYNGLDNVTFSAWDGLVGSGFQTIAIQVLPPPEVTGVLVDSTSWSQSYLQQLASNGQSSGGYSIPTGAAQTRDLPWSNLNQIQIVFNRDVNVQQNSLLLTDKLGVQYLIRGFTYNPSTYTAVWTLGGSIGADNMQIHLSSTGPYAVTDRSGNSLDGDWRDGLQFFPSGDGLAGGNFDFSFNVLPGDINQDGIVNAQDTALASSSWLKANWRADFNGDGIVNVLEMAMISSAWLSSLPANGAPANATVATSALSVAATPPASVTPSQAPVVPAGTVSPTTATASGLTAPAVLGPSPTDETVVDPASASEKVTSAVDASTGISAGPVEVASTSVVDSASSTVGGVTTATNTSLPATSVSVDRPTSSPTKLAINVAAPIVDHIMAASPDTGALSSSLLSVAARIERSLSGSTNSNEGSNDSLGTNDFESSAIESELATLLAKNAAK